AAGGCCGAGGTTAATGGAGGAAACAATTATGCGAATCATCCAACTATCATTGAAGTTGTGCAATCGTACATTGAATTGTGCAATCCTATCAAGTTGTTTTGTTAATGTTGAGTTGTCATTCCTATCGGCATTAAGTTTCCATCACTATTAATGCTAAGTTACCATTTAACATAACGATGGAATTTCCCTAACGTGTTTATCGGGTGAGTATGATATGCTATCATAAATGGtagttgttaaaaaaaaaaaagataatacttAGATAACAAGAACTAGAAttagaataataataaaaaaaagatcaatCATCCATAAATAACAAGAACTAGAATACTTGATAGATCCTAGCTAAATACCATCTCTTAGACCTTACTCATCATAAAAAGATACTAACTCAGTGGCTCAATTGATGGTTTTAATGGTCACAACCCTCTTAAAACATGGTACCAGTCCTGTGGACTCAATCATACCAGTGTAGTGTGGCTATCAGCAATCCATATAATTGTAGTTGCTGGCTAAATGAAACATGCAATTCTCTATTCTATGTACAAATGATATGTACAAAAGGAGAGCCGTGTGATTTTGGAGACAATAATGGCTTTATGTAATGATCTTGATGAGATTTTGCACATAAAGTAACCAATGATCTTTATGAACAGCTGAAGAAATGGAGTGGCTGACAAATGATTGAAGCATGTCCTGCATCTCTCTGTCAACATATCCTGAGAATGATTATACCTACCCCCAAGAAaactagataattattattagcAGTCAATTTAGATGTGTGCTCTTTCAGCAGCAATCTAACATCAATAGAAGTGCACTATTTGTTGTTCATGGTCTTCTTTATTGAAACTGTTGTGGATAAACATATAGCCCAGCCAAAAGTTTCAAGAGGTGAGCTGCCTGCAACTCAGGTATTCCAGAATGCAATGTGGAGTTTGAGTATAAACTTCTATTTCCAATGATTGCCTGACATATATGCCAACCTCAATAATTTCATCAGCAAAGTTTCTTAGAATTGAGTCTCATCTCAAAACTCACCTCTTTCTATTTCTTGTTGTCATAACCTTCTGCAGATCAGGCTGGCAAAGAGCTGATTAAGAATAGATAGATAGACCTTCTCTGACCTTGGGGCATTCAACCAGTTGGCTTCTCCAAGAACAACCAGTCAATGATGTCCTGTGGAAGGTCCTATCAAAGACCAGTTGTGTGACAACTTGGAAGTTTCACTTGGAAATCTAAGTCACTGTTGAGTTCTATATCTTTGTCTGCTCTGATGAACTGTGTATTAATTACATCCTTTGCACCCAAAAACCTTATCTCTTGTCCTGTCTTTGCTCTTAAATATCGATCACTTCATTGAGACTACCAAAAAagcatttcaaatttcaaaggggGGTGTCCACAAGATCTGCTAGCCTTTCATCATTGCAGGAACATCACTTGCTTTCTGGGTTCCCAACAAAATGCATTAGTTTTGTGAGTGATCTCTAACACCTGCCCTGCATTCATTCTTTTGTTCCATCAACTGATTTATGTGAAGGATATTCCATTTCCTGTGCCATTTGTTTGGATGAATCGCACGCTGCACATCTTGGTCTTGTAATCCTAATTGCTTGAagccttcttcttgttcttcttataaATGATTTGATGAGACAAAATACAAATAATGCCTTGAATGTGTCAGCAGGGAATGTTTCCATGCTGCAAATGATAAAAAGTGCACATTTTCTTTCCTTCCCACATGACTGTTAAACCCAATCAAGGCAGAGAAGAAAACTTTGAACTCTGTCAATGGTTTTCATTGCAGTAACTCTTGACTGCCCACTTGGAAATGGTTGCAACATGCAAGCCTCATAGCTTTTGTACATGGCAGGAATCTGATGAAACATGTTGTGCAGAATATGCTTGGCAATAATATCAGCTGAACTGATCATATGATATGCCTCAATACAGTAAACCAGTTTGCTCACCTGATCCATTCTTAGAGATTTGCCAACTTTGTCCATGGGGATGATTGTGGCCATGTATACAGGACTCCATTTTTTAATGTTACATTTGTTAATAAATGGAAAtctctcaagaaaaacaaatAGAACCATTTTTCTTTCTGATGTTTTGTTCTTGTCATGTTAGATGGCTCCTACTGATAAGCTTTCTTGTCAAAATCTCATTTATGGAAGCTAAAATCTTTGATCCCTCACTAGTTTATGCCATGAAGTAATGATTTAGGTACAATAGACTGTGGGGTCAGACAGATAAAGGTGAATCACTTAGTTAGTTCATTATGAACTTTGAAACATCTGGTGACTATAATTGTATCCACCACAAACAAAAAGTTGCTACAGAGCTGTAGCTTTACAGATAGAACATGTACTTGATTTATTCTTCTCAGTTAAGCTTTCCTGAGCCTTCCAATGCAGAAGAAAGCATGTCAATAATTCACCACTGAAATTGGCACAACACTCCAATCTAGAAGAAAGTATGGCAACAGTTTCTTACATCAGCCCAAACAAGAAATGCTTTTTATTTGTTGTGTGAGAGCATCCAAAGACATAATTTCTTATTATTTGTTGTGTGAAAGCATCCAAGTAGTTTGTGTTGAGATGAGTGAAAGCATTTTCTTGCCCATATTAGGCCTTAGGGTGTCAGTGCCAAGTAGCAAGCTTCTGTGATTCTATTGGGTCAGCCAAAGTTCCCAATGGCATGGAGAAGATGACCAGCCACCCAAGGAAAGATACATGTCTCATGGAGGAGGAAAAGGTTAGCTTCACATTCCTATCCAGAATAACCTCCTTTTCTGTGACCATGATCAAAAGGTGCAACTTGTCTAACTTTTTACCACTGCTTACCTACTTCATCTTCTCTTCTCCATCCTTTtactgacttgtttgatcaaagaACTCAAAAGAGGAAAAAGCTTCATAgttttcttttaattattatcTGAAAAGCTTCATAGTTATCATTACAGGATGTCCAAGTCAAGTGGGAACACATGAGGGGTATACTTTTTTGTGCCTCTGGTGAAGCCAGAGGTAAAGGACAAGCTAGCTGTCTGTCCtgaccacagagagagagagagagagaaagagagagagagagagagagatgatgaaaATTATAATGTGCCTTGGTCTAGATGAAAACATTGAAGTTGGATTAACTTTAAAGCAATCAAGGTTGCTTTAGCATAAAGATAATATAATCTACCAAACCAGATGAACAATCCTCTCTTGTTTCTCTTGTaacccaaaagaagaagaagaggaggaagacaaaTTATGATTACTGTACCAGTAATTGTTCCAGAACAAATGGAGATGCAGCACATTTCCAAAAGAAGCATTATTTTAGTTTCAGAATCCTACCAAGATCACATATGCAATGTGTTCATTGCCAATAGAACAATTCAAAAGAGAAGACTTTGATTTGTGGAGGAGAAGAAGCTCCAAGTTTGTCTTATTCTGCACTATATGATAGTGCCTGTTGCTTTCTCTTGATCTTTAATTTGCTTCTAGCATTGTCTTCTTAATGTATTATTGGAGTGATAATTAGAAAGCTTTCCAGTGTTGCCTCAATAATTAAAGATAGCTTGACCAGATTAACTAAAATTTTCAAGGCACTTTTCTTTTGTGTTTGTGATGATCAAATACTGTTTACAGTTTGTGATTGTGATATACTGTCTATAGTTCTTCAACCAAGATTAGCCAGTATTATTtgcagattatgtttcaatcttgATAGGAAGGATAAATATAATGATCTGAGATGGAGTTTCTCAAGATCATCCAAGAAATATGGACAAGGTATGGCTTCATTTTTCACTGGATATGCTAAAATCTCTTTCTGCTAATTGTCTTTGATGACGTCTCTTACCAACCTCTCCAAACCATCATATTTATTGAGATGAAATAGACAGCAAAAGATCTACCTGATGCCTATGGTTCCTACCAACTGCAGCCTGCTTTGGATCCTCTGCCAAATTGTGTAGGTTGACTGGAAATAGTTCCTGCACTGCTGTTCTTGGTGTGGGCCTTTTCAGAGTGCTCAGGAGCTTAATGAATGCAGGATTGGAGTAGTAATCATAACAAATGCAAACAGAAGCAGGTATTTGGCATAAGGTTTCAGGATTGAGACACAAACATTGGCCAAGTTCCAAGAAAAAAACACAACAAGATCTGAAATGCATATTGCTGACTCTCATCAATTCTCTTTCTTCTGATTACAGATTTGTCCTCCAAACATAGAGTACAGTTGATCTTCTCCAAAATTTACAGAAAACTTTTACAAAGAGTTATATCTGATCTCTTGATTTTGCTAACATAATTTTCTCCTCCAGTATCATTTTCAGAATCATAGTCATGATAATAAAAAGCAAGCTAAATAGATTTGGTCATCCTCTTTAGGAAACACAGAGCTTTCATGAACTCTGAATCCAACTTTGGAGGCAAGCAGAAGAGTTAATTATTCATGAAGCAAGTGTAGTTGGAGGCAATCTCAAGTTCAACAAAGAAACATAAAACACTAATTTTACAGTGCTTTTGAGGACATCTTTATGTCTCTGAAGTTCTTGAATGCCCTGCTGCAGTTCACAGTGAAATGCCACCATAAAACCCAATCATCATTTCAATCAACCAGAGAGCCATAAGTGATGAGCTGATGGTTGATcttaataaaaaagaaagaaagaaatttgaATGTATATAATCCGAGAGTAACGATAAGTCGAGACTATTTTGGTCTCATATCTTTTAATGAtctgaaaaaaagaaagatagaaATAATTTCctttaatgataaaaaaattgtcATATTTCATATCTCATATCATATTTTAGTCTATTTCTATCGGAGACTACATCGAAAGGTACATCCGACAACTCTAACGATAAAATCAATTTCGACttattatgaataaaaaaattataaaattaattcaaatgaaaatatatatCGTCTTATATAATGTTTGTTATATGATCATCATCGTCGATTTGTTGTTTTGATTGATCGAAAATAATAATACTATCAATTTTTCAAGAGAAGACAAAATATTTTCTGTAGACGAGTCAAATTTCTGTCTGTTGGTCACAAGAGTTGGGTAAACCAAAACCTGTCGAATCCTTTTACATTCCAAGAAAGAACACAAAACTGAATCAACGCATGAATTACTCCACGCTTTGGGTAGAGTTCTTTGATGGAAGAATGGGAGTAAACATCACAAAAGCTGTGAGGTGACTGATGAAGATCCACATGATTCATGCACCTCCATGACATGAATCTTGGTGGGTTCCACGAGAGAATCCAGATGTAACATGATCTAGCTGGAGCATTGTGTTCATGTACCTCCCCCCACCCCCTCCCCCTTTTTATCTGCTCTTTCATGCTGCCCTGAACTCTGGCAAAGCTCTGTGGTGATTCATGGAGTCTGGAGGTGTGCCAGCTATTTTGGGTCTCCCCAGCTGGTCTGATGATTATTAATGGAGGCCCCAGcactgcatctctctctctctctctctctctctctctctctctctctctcattacttACTGCTTGCAGTAAATGGAATCCAGGCATCTTGTTGCATTGCTGGTTCTAATAGACAAGATAACATCATTGGAACACTGgcactcgctctctctctctctctggggttTTACTGGTGCATGCAGTGAATGGAGTTCAAGGCTCATTGTTGGCTTGTTGCTCCACTCTAGACAGGATAATGTTGATAATACTAAAGTCACTGCTCTTTTGTTGGAGTAAATTGAACTATAAGATCTCTTGATGCATGCGAGTTAAATGTGCAAAATGCCAGCTAGAAAGAACTCTGATCATTGATCTGCTGTACAATTGAGTCCTACCAGGTGGGAAATAATttgatgggatccaataattttaatgtttcatcAATGGTAACATTTGATCTTAATCAAATCCTGTGTTGGCCTGGAAATGTCTCCATACTTCGAATAGAACAAGAGAGGACTCTTATGGTGGGTTTTAGAGGTAGAAGACGACCTTAACGCAGGCGAATCCAGTAGGTTCGCACGCAAATCCTTGTACCGATAATAGAGCCACCACCAGTTCTTAGTTCTTAATCCATTAGAGGACGACGACACGTTTCGAGGTCTGCGATTGAACTTTGACCAGCTGTGTCGCATGCACCTGATGACAATGGAGTTCTTTGACTGACCTCAAAGAAGCGTTCGATGGAATGCAGCAGCCCAGAGGAAGACGACGAACGAGCACGAAGATCATGTATGCACAGACACAGTAGAGCATGAACACAACACGATTTATTCTCCTCCAGGCCAACGAAAACATGAGACGAACACTCGTGTCTCGATCAAAACAGAGCCAAAAGAACAGAGTGATCTTCTAGCTTCTTGGTCGCGGAAAGAAAGGCGGAGCTGCAGCAGACGGTGGCGGCGCTCAGGGGCACTTGGTCCGGTTCCCGTGCGTCTTCCAGTCGGTGTAGCACTTGCCGCACAGCTCCGTGTGGCCATAGGTCCCCGGCGGCACGCACTTGCAGACGCTGCAGCAGGTGATGCAGGCTCGAGAGCACACGTTCTGCCGCGAGTGCAGCTTGCACCGCTCCTTGCACGCGTCGCCGCACTCTGCACCACCAGCAAAGCACGTCGATGACGCTTGCCAATGACCTACGCAGAACCAAACGACAAGAGCTTCTCACCTTTGGTGTCCTTGATGATGCGAGGTGCAGGAGGAGCCGGAACAGGAGCGACCACTGGAGCCTTGGCATAGCCCGCCTCCATGAACGCGTCCTTTGCGTCGGACGAGACCTGCAACATCGAACACGTGTTCATCAGACGCGCTACGCGCGGTTCCCTTCGTCCGAAGAGTAGAACTCAGATGGCTGGCTTACTCTGGTGGTGATGACGAGTAGAGATGCAAAGACAAATACGGCCAGCTTAAGAGCCATGGTGTAGCAGTACCGTGCCGGTTAGGTGGTGAGCAACATGAGAAGAGCTGCTGCTGCTTATATAGAGGTAAGGGAAGGGTGGAAGCGAAGCGGAGGGAGGAGTCCAGGGGAGCATGGACTGGCGTCCATTGCCGTCAAAGCACAGGCTGGCACACTAGGACATGTGGGCATGGGGAGTTGCCCCTCTCAGCTCATCagagcagcagctgctgctgtcGCTGTCTGCTTGCCTTCCGCTCGAGAAGTAAATGGGGGTGATGAGACTTGGATTTGGCCTCGGGTGGCGTGGGATTGGTGCCATGGGGAGCACATGATGCTTGTCCTTCTAGCGGACAGAAGCTTGCGAGGTTGGGTGAGAGGTGGGCTGTGAgagtggttggagttctgatggtGCAGTCTCGTACAGCACTACTTACTTCCTGAGATGTATAGAAGACATACTACATCAGCTGAAATGCATGTATAACATAGATACTGATGTGTATGTTTGTCCGTATTCTTGTAGACGGAAGCTAAGATCTTTTTTGTTGGGACTCAGCCTCCATGTCAGTGATGCACCGGCAAAACGAATGCTAAGCTCACAATACTACACTGCGGAAGAGTAGGGAGAGGAGAAGAGATCAAAATACTAATGGTGGTGGTGATTATATATTTAACCCCTTAGATTGAATGCTTTAAATCTTATTCCTTTAGTCTTGTATTAAGTACTCAAAATCTTATGATTGGATTAAGGATTTCTTTAGTTTgaaaattaagttttttttttttaatatcggattttgatgatgaaatcaattgatcagtttgtgatctaatatgtgttttgagtgacgtagaactAGCATCGATCAAgcagagacaaattgattaaagcagaagGAATCAGACGTGGGGTCGAagtgaatatgtcagaagattagatgttgggccggaTGATCGATTGACATGTCAGTAGAAAGCTTTGTGtcgtgaattcgagcatcgggttgaaggatcagacattacgcTAAGAAAATCGGAAGTTGCGGGAGGCAACATACCGATTGagtaatacgccgaaggagaggacgatgcgccaaaggatcggacgaagcaccggaagaaccaatgacatgctagacaatatatgattcatgctttgtaaaaaTTTgtatagatcgagttagtttaggtctaattgagtcaatatttgggtgaaacaatgtcaactcaattatgggctaatTGAGCCTGAATCAGGGTTGAAATGAGCTTATTGTTTGGCTCGTTTAGTATCATGTAGCAGGGTCTGGCGGTGATACTATCCaaattaggtgatggtaccactagactgaacggtggtaccaccgagtgtcagtgctgcaggcggtgataTTGCCCAGCATAGATGATGGTATTATCAAGACCcgagaaactcgggatgagatatttttttg
This DNA window, taken from Musa acuminata AAA Group cultivar baxijiao chromosome BXJ3-7, Cavendish_Baxijiao_AAA, whole genome shotgun sequence, encodes the following:
- the LOC135642225 gene encoding snakin-2-like is translated as MALKLAVFVFASLLVITTRVSSDAKDAFMEAGYAKAPVVAPVPAPPAPRIIKDTKECGDACKERCKLHSRQNVCSRACITCCSVCKCVPPGTYGHTELCGKCYTDWKTHGNRTKCP